One Lasioglossum baleicum chromosome 6, iyLasBale1, whole genome shotgun sequence genomic window carries:
- the LOC143209509 gene encoding putative phosphorylase b kinase regulatory subunit beta isoform X2: protein MTSLVTTPTNIKRFSQVRNARQGSVIDLDIDMFLKITNYEDTVRQLDIYYGIVKRQLLRYQSCITGLFPQVSSDKVVGSVRESIYCAAAIWSLYQAYRRIDDDRGKSYELGQSAVKCMRGILECWVKQSSRIELFKRNQCNRFALHCKFHLDTGDEIFNDLAYNHLQIDIVSLYLIFLVQMISSGLQIIYTQDEVAFIQNLVYYVERAYRTPDYGMWERGSRYNDGTPEIHASSIGIAKSALEAINGCNLFGEKGASWSVIYVDIDAHNRNRSIFETMLPRESSSKSVDAALLPTISFPAFATHEEVLYTETKANIVGRLKGNYGFKRFGRDGYKTILESKDRRYYKSGEIKDFDNIECEWPLFYIFMIIDGVFKTMPEQVEIYQNLLKDRIHKDINGDPVIPMYYYVSEENLEIERSDPGSTFRIASNEGRGRRGSGDSEPVPIYLWNQAMFVIAQLLTANLLHINELDPIRRYLPSYNRPRKAGRYSAFQGTHTDLVVQIVLIAESMRLQAMMATYGIQTQTPHEVEPVQILSSMQLVKVYEKLGVNSKLNLQGRPARPIGSLGTSKVYRVCGMTVLCYPLIFEVSDFYLYRDMALLIDDIKTELQFVGKYWRLSGRPTVCLLIREEHMRDPQFKEMLDLFAMLKKGYCDKTKVRIGRLQNLISSSCIEHLDFINTIETDLELTQFKQLEHDYIGYQSLTDVPKALTYADDIRDYSNYMNEPLYNILTEIRSNKNLYSLCQLYGILLKQEGIDYEINGITVGDHLRSLYQQAGCLRFWMVVRYCSSLLNHTVDSISPFITGVLVKGKQITVGVIGQEETVFDKPMTPTEIQSVVYSTIQPHNVVQAVLQQEVLLYCGRLIGRNPEMFKGILKIRIGWVLEAIKLYLQMFVKNPKPIENYSPFEIRRFLIKVLTVKDWASSEKLTVLGRRRLEGCLCRVPSHFYNYVWEVLLRCPGGICVNGQELPQQPTLSNMTRSELTFALLVESLLHHIQLPEYRQIIVELLTTVSTILLRNPELSFEKQLNLNKLVEDSFQMYCKDHNIEETKDLSPFFSANYSITTGYLARAVVNNVLTGGCFATIHDINDAIENRETCKIT from the exons ATGACATCTCTTGTTACAACACCCACAAACATAAAAAG GTTTTCTCAAGTTAGAAATGCGCGACAAGGTAGCGTTATTGATCTGGATATTGATATGTTTCTTAAAATAACAAATTATGAAGATACTGTTCGACAACTTGACATTTATTATGGAATTG ttaaaaggcAGTTATTACGTTACCAGAGCTGTATCACAGGATTATTTCCACAAGTTTCAAGTGATAAAGTAGTGGGAAGCGTACGAGAAAGTATTTATTGTGCTGCTGCTATATGGAGTTTATATCAAGCATATAG ACGTATAGACGATGATCGTGGAAAATCATACGAACTTGGTCAGTCAGCTGTAAAGTGTATGCGTGGGATTTTAGAATGTTGGGTGAAGCAGTCTTCCAGGATAGAATTATTCAAGCGCAATCAATGTAATCGCTTTGCGTTACATTGTAAATTTCACTTAGATACTGGTGATGAGATTTTTAATGATCTTGCTTACAATCACTTACAA attgATATTGTctctttatatttaatatttcttgtaCAAATGATTTCTTCTGGGTTACAAATTATATATACCCAAGATGAAGTAGCTTTCATACAAAATCTTGTATATTATGTGGAAAGAGCGTATCGTACACCAGACTATGGCATGTGGGAACGTGGTAGCAGATATAATGATGGTACACCTGAAATTCATGCAAGTTCTATTGGTATAGCAAAAAGTGCTCTTGAAGCTATTAACGGGTGTAATTTATTTGGAGAGAAAGGAGCTTCTTGGTCAGTTATATACGTTGATATTGATGCACATAATCGAAATCGTAGTATTTTTGAAACAATGCTTCCAAGAGAATCAAGTTCGAAG agtGTAGATGCAGCTTTATTGCCAACGATATCTTTTCCTGCATTTGCTACTCATGAAGAAGTATTGTACACTGAGACAAAGGCAAACATAGTTGGCAGATTGAAAGGCAATTATGGTTTTAAGAGATTTGGAAGGGACGgatataaaacaattttagaaAGCAAAGATCGCCGCTATTATAAATCTGGTGAAATCAAG GACTTCGATAATATTGAATGCGAGTGGCCTCTGTTTTACATTTTCATGATAATAGATGGTGTTTTTAAAACAATGCCAGAGCAAGTTGAAATATATCAGAATTTACTGAAAGACAGAATACATAAAGATATCAATGGAG ATCCTGTGATACCTATGTATTACTATGTATCTGAAGAAAACTTGGAAATAGAAAGAAGTGATCCTGGTAGCACTTTTCGTATAGCAAGCAATGAGGGAAGAGGACGAAGAGGTTCTGGAGATTCTGAGCCTGTACCAATTTATTTATGGAATCAAGCTATGTTTGTAATCGCACAATTGCTTACTGCTAATTTACTGCATATCAACGAATTAGACCCAATCCGACGATATCTTCCTTCATATAATAGACCACGGAAAGCTGGAAGGTATTCAGCTTTTCAA GGTACTCATACTGATCTTGTAGTGCAAATCGTTCTTATTGCTGAGTCTATGCGACTACAAGCTATGATGGCAACGTATGGTATACAAACGCAAACTCCACACGAAGTAGAACCTGTTCAAATATTGTCATCTATGCAATTGGTAAAAGTTTATGAAAAATTAGGTGTAAATAGCAAACTAAATTTGCAAGGCCGACCAGCTAGACCTATTGGTTCTTTGGGTACTAGTAAG GTTTATAGAGTGTGCGGCATGACAGTGCTCTGTTATCCTTTGATATTCGAAGTATCAGACTTTTATCTTTATAGAGACATGGCATTATTAATTGATGATATTAAAACGGAACTTCAATTTGTGGGTAAATATTGGCGACTTTCTGGTCGGCCTACTGTATGCCTACTAATACGGGAAGAGCATATGAG AGATCCTCAATTTAAAGAAATGCTTGATCTCTTTGCAATGCTAAAAAAGGGATACTGTGATAAAACAAAAGTACGAATTGGTCGTTTGCAAAATCTCATTTCATCCTCGTGCATTG AACACTTGGATTTCATAAACACGATCGAAACAGATCTTGAACTTACACAATTCAAGCAATTGGAACATGATTATATTGGATACCAAAGTCTCACAGATGTTCCTAAAGCTTTAACTTATGCTGATGATATAAGAGATTATTCT aaTTATATGAACGAGCCATTGTACAATATATTAACGGAGATCCGTAGTAATAAAAATCTTTATTCTCTGTGCCAACTGTATGgtattttattaaaacaagAGGGTATTGATTACGAAATTAATGGAATAACAGTTGGTGATCATTTAAGATCGTTATATCAACAAGCGGGCTGTCTCAGATTCTGGATGGTTGTCCGTTACTGCAGCAGCTTATTGAATCACACAGTTGATAGTATCAGTCCTTTTATAACAGGTGTCCTTGTTAAAGGAAAGCAG ATAACGGTTGGCGTTATTGGCCAAGAAGAAACAGTATTTGATAAACCGATGACACCGACCGAAATTCAATCTGTGGTGTACTCCACAATTCAACCACATAATGTTGTACAAGCCGTACTTCAACAAGAAGTTTTATTATACTGTGGTAGACTTATCGGAAGAAACCCAGAAATGTTTAAAGGAATATTGAAGATTCGTATCGG ATGGGTTTTAGAAGCAATAAAGCTTTATTTACAAATGTTTGTTAAAAACCCGAAACCGATCGAAAATTATAGTCCTTTTGAAATTCGCCGATTCTTAATAAAAGTATTAACGGTTAAGGATTGGGCAAGCAGTGAAAA ACTTACAGTTCTGGGTCGCAGAAGGCTTGAAGGATGTCTCTGTAGGGTACCttcacatttttataattatgttTGGGAAGTATTATTGCGTTGTCCGGGTGGTATTTGCGTTAATGGGCAAGAGCTACCTCAGCAACCTACTCTTTCTAACATGACTCGTTCCGAACTGACATTTGCATTACTCGTAGAATCTTTGCTTCACCATATTCAGTTACCAGAGTATCGTCAAATTATTGTAGAG CTTCTTACTACAGTCTCGACAATTTTACTTCGAAATCCAGAATTGAGCTTTGAAAAGCAGCTGAATCTTAATAAACTTGTTGAAGATAGTTTTCAAATGTACTGTaag gATCATAATATAGAAGAGACCAAAGATCTGTCACCATTTTTTTCCGCCAACTATTCAATAACTACTGGATACCTTGCTAGAGCTGTAGTTAATAATGTGCTCACTGGAGGATGTTTTGCAACCATCCATGATATTAATGATGCAATTGAAAATCGAGAAACGTGCAAGATTACGTAG
- the LOC143209509 gene encoding putative phosphorylase b kinase regulatory subunit beta isoform X1 — protein sequence MTSLVTTPTNIKRFSQVRNARQGSVIDLDIDMFLKITNYEDTVRQLDIYYGIVKRQLLRYQSCITGLFPQVSSDKVVGSVRESIYCAAAIWSLYQAYRRIDDDRGKSYELGQSAVKCMRGILECWVKQSSRIELFKRNQCNRFALHCKFHLDTGDEIFNDLAYNHLQIDIVSLYLIFLVQMISSGLQIIYTQDEVAFIQNLVYYVERAYRTPDYGMWERGSRYNDGTPEIHASSIGIAKSALEAINGCNLFGEKGASWSVIYVDIDAHNRNRSIFETMLPRESSSKSVDAALLPTISFPAFATHEEVLYTETKANIVGRLKGNYGFKRFGRDGYKTILESKDRRYYKSGEIKDFDNIECEWPLFYIFMIIDGVFKTMPEQVEIYQNLLKDRIHKDINGDPVIPMYYYVSEENLEIERSDPGSTFRIASNEGRGRRGSGDSEPVPIYLWNQAMFVIAQLLTANLLHINELDPIRRYLPSYNRPRKAGRYSAFQAKPSIGTHTDLVVQIVLIAESMRLQAMMATYGIQTQTPHEVEPVQILSSMQLVKVYEKLGVNSKLNLQGRPARPIGSLGTSKVYRVCGMTVLCYPLIFEVSDFYLYRDMALLIDDIKTELQFVGKYWRLSGRPTVCLLIREEHMRDPQFKEMLDLFAMLKKGYCDKTKVRIGRLQNLISSSCIEHLDFINTIETDLELTQFKQLEHDYIGYQSLTDVPKALTYADDIRDYSNYMNEPLYNILTEIRSNKNLYSLCQLYGILLKQEGIDYEINGITVGDHLRSLYQQAGCLRFWMVVRYCSSLLNHTVDSISPFITGVLVKGKQITVGVIGQEETVFDKPMTPTEIQSVVYSTIQPHNVVQAVLQQEVLLYCGRLIGRNPEMFKGILKIRIGWVLEAIKLYLQMFVKNPKPIENYSPFEIRRFLIKVLTVKDWASSEKLTVLGRRRLEGCLCRVPSHFYNYVWEVLLRCPGGICVNGQELPQQPTLSNMTRSELTFALLVESLLHHIQLPEYRQIIVELLTTVSTILLRNPELSFEKQLNLNKLVEDSFQMYCKDHNIEETKDLSPFFSANYSITTGYLARAVVNNVLTGGCFATIHDINDAIENRETCKIT from the exons ATGACATCTCTTGTTACAACACCCACAAACATAAAAAG GTTTTCTCAAGTTAGAAATGCGCGACAAGGTAGCGTTATTGATCTGGATATTGATATGTTTCTTAAAATAACAAATTATGAAGATACTGTTCGACAACTTGACATTTATTATGGAATTG ttaaaaggcAGTTATTACGTTACCAGAGCTGTATCACAGGATTATTTCCACAAGTTTCAAGTGATAAAGTAGTGGGAAGCGTACGAGAAAGTATTTATTGTGCTGCTGCTATATGGAGTTTATATCAAGCATATAG ACGTATAGACGATGATCGTGGAAAATCATACGAACTTGGTCAGTCAGCTGTAAAGTGTATGCGTGGGATTTTAGAATGTTGGGTGAAGCAGTCTTCCAGGATAGAATTATTCAAGCGCAATCAATGTAATCGCTTTGCGTTACATTGTAAATTTCACTTAGATACTGGTGATGAGATTTTTAATGATCTTGCTTACAATCACTTACAA attgATATTGTctctttatatttaatatttcttgtaCAAATGATTTCTTCTGGGTTACAAATTATATATACCCAAGATGAAGTAGCTTTCATACAAAATCTTGTATATTATGTGGAAAGAGCGTATCGTACACCAGACTATGGCATGTGGGAACGTGGTAGCAGATATAATGATGGTACACCTGAAATTCATGCAAGTTCTATTGGTATAGCAAAAAGTGCTCTTGAAGCTATTAACGGGTGTAATTTATTTGGAGAGAAAGGAGCTTCTTGGTCAGTTATATACGTTGATATTGATGCACATAATCGAAATCGTAGTATTTTTGAAACAATGCTTCCAAGAGAATCAAGTTCGAAG agtGTAGATGCAGCTTTATTGCCAACGATATCTTTTCCTGCATTTGCTACTCATGAAGAAGTATTGTACACTGAGACAAAGGCAAACATAGTTGGCAGATTGAAAGGCAATTATGGTTTTAAGAGATTTGGAAGGGACGgatataaaacaattttagaaAGCAAAGATCGCCGCTATTATAAATCTGGTGAAATCAAG GACTTCGATAATATTGAATGCGAGTGGCCTCTGTTTTACATTTTCATGATAATAGATGGTGTTTTTAAAACAATGCCAGAGCAAGTTGAAATATATCAGAATTTACTGAAAGACAGAATACATAAAGATATCAATGGAG ATCCTGTGATACCTATGTATTACTATGTATCTGAAGAAAACTTGGAAATAGAAAGAAGTGATCCTGGTAGCACTTTTCGTATAGCAAGCAATGAGGGAAGAGGACGAAGAGGTTCTGGAGATTCTGAGCCTGTACCAATTTATTTATGGAATCAAGCTATGTTTGTAATCGCACAATTGCTTACTGCTAATTTACTGCATATCAACGAATTAGACCCAATCCGACGATATCTTCCTTCATATAATAGACCACGGAAAGCTGGAAGGTATTCAGCTTTTCAA GCTAAACCCAGTATT GGTACTCATACTGATCTTGTAGTGCAAATCGTTCTTATTGCTGAGTCTATGCGACTACAAGCTATGATGGCAACGTATGGTATACAAACGCAAACTCCACACGAAGTAGAACCTGTTCAAATATTGTCATCTATGCAATTGGTAAAAGTTTATGAAAAATTAGGTGTAAATAGCAAACTAAATTTGCAAGGCCGACCAGCTAGACCTATTGGTTCTTTGGGTACTAGTAAG GTTTATAGAGTGTGCGGCATGACAGTGCTCTGTTATCCTTTGATATTCGAAGTATCAGACTTTTATCTTTATAGAGACATGGCATTATTAATTGATGATATTAAAACGGAACTTCAATTTGTGGGTAAATATTGGCGACTTTCTGGTCGGCCTACTGTATGCCTACTAATACGGGAAGAGCATATGAG AGATCCTCAATTTAAAGAAATGCTTGATCTCTTTGCAATGCTAAAAAAGGGATACTGTGATAAAACAAAAGTACGAATTGGTCGTTTGCAAAATCTCATTTCATCCTCGTGCATTG AACACTTGGATTTCATAAACACGATCGAAACAGATCTTGAACTTACACAATTCAAGCAATTGGAACATGATTATATTGGATACCAAAGTCTCACAGATGTTCCTAAAGCTTTAACTTATGCTGATGATATAAGAGATTATTCT aaTTATATGAACGAGCCATTGTACAATATATTAACGGAGATCCGTAGTAATAAAAATCTTTATTCTCTGTGCCAACTGTATGgtattttattaaaacaagAGGGTATTGATTACGAAATTAATGGAATAACAGTTGGTGATCATTTAAGATCGTTATATCAACAAGCGGGCTGTCTCAGATTCTGGATGGTTGTCCGTTACTGCAGCAGCTTATTGAATCACACAGTTGATAGTATCAGTCCTTTTATAACAGGTGTCCTTGTTAAAGGAAAGCAG ATAACGGTTGGCGTTATTGGCCAAGAAGAAACAGTATTTGATAAACCGATGACACCGACCGAAATTCAATCTGTGGTGTACTCCACAATTCAACCACATAATGTTGTACAAGCCGTACTTCAACAAGAAGTTTTATTATACTGTGGTAGACTTATCGGAAGAAACCCAGAAATGTTTAAAGGAATATTGAAGATTCGTATCGG ATGGGTTTTAGAAGCAATAAAGCTTTATTTACAAATGTTTGTTAAAAACCCGAAACCGATCGAAAATTATAGTCCTTTTGAAATTCGCCGATTCTTAATAAAAGTATTAACGGTTAAGGATTGGGCAAGCAGTGAAAA ACTTACAGTTCTGGGTCGCAGAAGGCTTGAAGGATGTCTCTGTAGGGTACCttcacatttttataattatgttTGGGAAGTATTATTGCGTTGTCCGGGTGGTATTTGCGTTAATGGGCAAGAGCTACCTCAGCAACCTACTCTTTCTAACATGACTCGTTCCGAACTGACATTTGCATTACTCGTAGAATCTTTGCTTCACCATATTCAGTTACCAGAGTATCGTCAAATTATTGTAGAG CTTCTTACTACAGTCTCGACAATTTTACTTCGAAATCCAGAATTGAGCTTTGAAAAGCAGCTGAATCTTAATAAACTTGTTGAAGATAGTTTTCAAATGTACTGTaag gATCATAATATAGAAGAGACCAAAGATCTGTCACCATTTTTTTCCGCCAACTATTCAATAACTACTGGATACCTTGCTAGAGCTGTAGTTAATAATGTGCTCACTGGAGGATGTTTTGCAACCATCCATGATATTAATGATGCAATTGAAAATCGAGAAACGTGCAAGATTACGTAG
- the LOC143209509 gene encoding putative phosphorylase b kinase regulatory subunit beta isoform X4 has protein sequence MTSLVTTPTNIKRFSQVRNARQGSVIDLDIDMFLKITNYEDTVRQLDIYYGIVKRQLLRYQSCITGLFPQVSSDKVVGSVRESIYCAAAIWSLYQAYRRIDDDRGKSYELGQSAVKCMRGILECWVKQSSRIELFKRNQCNRFALHCKFHLDTGDEIFNDLAYNHLQIDIVSLYLIFLVQMISSGLQIIYTQDEVAFIQNLVYYVERAYRTPDYGMWERGSRYNDGTPEIHASSIGIAKSALEAINGCNLFGEKGASWSVIYVDIDAHNRNRSIFETMLPRESSSKSVDAALLPTISFPAFATHEEVLYTETKANIVGRLKGNYGFKRFGRDGYKTILESKDRRYYKSGEIKDFDNIECEWPLFYIFMIIDGVFKTMPEQVEIYQNLLKDRIHKDINGDPVIPMYYYVSEENLEIERSDPGSTFRIASNEGRGRRGSGDSEPVPIYLWNQAMFVIAQLLTANLLHINELDPIRRYLPSYNRPRKAGRYSAFQAKPSIGTHTDLVVQIVLIAESMRLQAMMATYGIQTQTPHEVEPVQILSSMQLVKVYEKLGVNSKLNLQGRPARPIGSLGTSKLIFLGL, from the exons ATGACATCTCTTGTTACAACACCCACAAACATAAAAAG GTTTTCTCAAGTTAGAAATGCGCGACAAGGTAGCGTTATTGATCTGGATATTGATATGTTTCTTAAAATAACAAATTATGAAGATACTGTTCGACAACTTGACATTTATTATGGAATTG ttaaaaggcAGTTATTACGTTACCAGAGCTGTATCACAGGATTATTTCCACAAGTTTCAAGTGATAAAGTAGTGGGAAGCGTACGAGAAAGTATTTATTGTGCTGCTGCTATATGGAGTTTATATCAAGCATATAG ACGTATAGACGATGATCGTGGAAAATCATACGAACTTGGTCAGTCAGCTGTAAAGTGTATGCGTGGGATTTTAGAATGTTGGGTGAAGCAGTCTTCCAGGATAGAATTATTCAAGCGCAATCAATGTAATCGCTTTGCGTTACATTGTAAATTTCACTTAGATACTGGTGATGAGATTTTTAATGATCTTGCTTACAATCACTTACAA attgATATTGTctctttatatttaatatttcttgtaCAAATGATTTCTTCTGGGTTACAAATTATATATACCCAAGATGAAGTAGCTTTCATACAAAATCTTGTATATTATGTGGAAAGAGCGTATCGTACACCAGACTATGGCATGTGGGAACGTGGTAGCAGATATAATGATGGTACACCTGAAATTCATGCAAGTTCTATTGGTATAGCAAAAAGTGCTCTTGAAGCTATTAACGGGTGTAATTTATTTGGAGAGAAAGGAGCTTCTTGGTCAGTTATATACGTTGATATTGATGCACATAATCGAAATCGTAGTATTTTTGAAACAATGCTTCCAAGAGAATCAAGTTCGAAG agtGTAGATGCAGCTTTATTGCCAACGATATCTTTTCCTGCATTTGCTACTCATGAAGAAGTATTGTACACTGAGACAAAGGCAAACATAGTTGGCAGATTGAAAGGCAATTATGGTTTTAAGAGATTTGGAAGGGACGgatataaaacaattttagaaAGCAAAGATCGCCGCTATTATAAATCTGGTGAAATCAAG GACTTCGATAATATTGAATGCGAGTGGCCTCTGTTTTACATTTTCATGATAATAGATGGTGTTTTTAAAACAATGCCAGAGCAAGTTGAAATATATCAGAATTTACTGAAAGACAGAATACATAAAGATATCAATGGAG ATCCTGTGATACCTATGTATTACTATGTATCTGAAGAAAACTTGGAAATAGAAAGAAGTGATCCTGGTAGCACTTTTCGTATAGCAAGCAATGAGGGAAGAGGACGAAGAGGTTCTGGAGATTCTGAGCCTGTACCAATTTATTTATGGAATCAAGCTATGTTTGTAATCGCACAATTGCTTACTGCTAATTTACTGCATATCAACGAATTAGACCCAATCCGACGATATCTTCCTTCATATAATAGACCACGGAAAGCTGGAAGGTATTCAGCTTTTCAA GCTAAACCCAGTATT GGTACTCATACTGATCTTGTAGTGCAAATCGTTCTTATTGCTGAGTCTATGCGACTACAAGCTATGATGGCAACGTATGGTATACAAACGCAAACTCCACACGAAGTAGAACCTGTTCAAATATTGTCATCTATGCAATTGGTAAAAGTTTATGAAAAATTAGGTGTAAATAGCAAACTAAATTTGCAAGGCCGACCAGCTAGACCTATTGGTTCTTTGGGTACTAGTAAG CTTATCTTTTTAGGTTTATAG
- the LOC143209509 gene encoding putative phosphorylase b kinase regulatory subunit beta isoform X5, whose protein sequence is MTSLVTTPTNIKRFSQVRNARQGSVIDLDIDMFLKITNYEDTVRQLDIYYGIVKRQLLRYQSCITGLFPQVSSDKVVGSVRESIYCAAAIWSLYQAYRRIDDDRGKSYELGQSAVKCMRGILECWVKQSSRIELFKRNQCNRFALHCKFHLDTGDEIFNDLAYNHLQIDIVSLYLIFLVQMISSGLQIIYTQDEVAFIQNLVYYVERAYRTPDYGMWERGSRYNDGTPEIHASSIGIAKSALEAINGCNLFGEKGASWSVIYVDIDAHNRNRSIFETMLPRESSSKSVDAALLPTISFPAFATHEEVLYTETKANIVGRLKGNYGFKRFGRDGYKTILESKDRRYYKSGEIKDFDNIECEWPLFYIFMIIDGVFKTMPEQVEIYQNLLKDRIHKDINGDPVIPMYYYVSEENLEIERSDPGSTFRIASNEGRGRRGSGDSEPVPIYLWNQAMFVIAQLLTANLLHINELDPIRRYLPSYNRPRKAGRYSAFQAKPSICKSFLLLSLCDYKL, encoded by the exons ATGACATCTCTTGTTACAACACCCACAAACATAAAAAG GTTTTCTCAAGTTAGAAATGCGCGACAAGGTAGCGTTATTGATCTGGATATTGATATGTTTCTTAAAATAACAAATTATGAAGATACTGTTCGACAACTTGACATTTATTATGGAATTG ttaaaaggcAGTTATTACGTTACCAGAGCTGTATCACAGGATTATTTCCACAAGTTTCAAGTGATAAAGTAGTGGGAAGCGTACGAGAAAGTATTTATTGTGCTGCTGCTATATGGAGTTTATATCAAGCATATAG ACGTATAGACGATGATCGTGGAAAATCATACGAACTTGGTCAGTCAGCTGTAAAGTGTATGCGTGGGATTTTAGAATGTTGGGTGAAGCAGTCTTCCAGGATAGAATTATTCAAGCGCAATCAATGTAATCGCTTTGCGTTACATTGTAAATTTCACTTAGATACTGGTGATGAGATTTTTAATGATCTTGCTTACAATCACTTACAA attgATATTGTctctttatatttaatatttcttgtaCAAATGATTTCTTCTGGGTTACAAATTATATATACCCAAGATGAAGTAGCTTTCATACAAAATCTTGTATATTATGTGGAAAGAGCGTATCGTACACCAGACTATGGCATGTGGGAACGTGGTAGCAGATATAATGATGGTACACCTGAAATTCATGCAAGTTCTATTGGTATAGCAAAAAGTGCTCTTGAAGCTATTAACGGGTGTAATTTATTTGGAGAGAAAGGAGCTTCTTGGTCAGTTATATACGTTGATATTGATGCACATAATCGAAATCGTAGTATTTTTGAAACAATGCTTCCAAGAGAATCAAGTTCGAAG agtGTAGATGCAGCTTTATTGCCAACGATATCTTTTCCTGCATTTGCTACTCATGAAGAAGTATTGTACACTGAGACAAAGGCAAACATAGTTGGCAGATTGAAAGGCAATTATGGTTTTAAGAGATTTGGAAGGGACGgatataaaacaattttagaaAGCAAAGATCGCCGCTATTATAAATCTGGTGAAATCAAG GACTTCGATAATATTGAATGCGAGTGGCCTCTGTTTTACATTTTCATGATAATAGATGGTGTTTTTAAAACAATGCCAGAGCAAGTTGAAATATATCAGAATTTACTGAAAGACAGAATACATAAAGATATCAATGGAG ATCCTGTGATACCTATGTATTACTATGTATCTGAAGAAAACTTGGAAATAGAAAGAAGTGATCCTGGTAGCACTTTTCGTATAGCAAGCAATGAGGGAAGAGGACGAAGAGGTTCTGGAGATTCTGAGCCTGTACCAATTTATTTATGGAATCAAGCTATGTTTGTAATCGCACAATTGCTTACTGCTAATTTACTGCATATCAACGAATTAGACCCAATCCGACGATATCTTCCTTCATATAATAGACCACGGAAAGCTGGAAGGTATTCAGCTTTTCAA GCTAAACCCAGTATT TGCAAATCGTTCTTATTGCTGAGTCTATGCGACTACAAGCTATGA